A part of Terriglobales bacterium genomic DNA contains:
- a CDS encoding nitrilase-related carbon-nitrogen hydrolase, translating to MIKPYTAVGLIPAIRGIRTRKDIKVNLEHLKHLVKAASWLSALDIPVRLIVVPEGGLQAFNDEVLDLDHVQFARKCAIDIPGEETEELGKIAREYNSFIMAQAKARHPDLKDRFFNVGFVINPRGKVILKHYKVSPLFPVEHSVCPHDVYDWWVEKYGRNLDAFWPVVDTEIGRLGIMMANEGSYPENARALALNGAEVVYRASYPHPGTGNDFFEIQSRARALDNNFYVVAPNLGTYYLFPESATPIDTFGGRSFVINYKGQIVGRQEYSGCATYVAGVIDIEALRDHRARAQWDNWLKDLRTELYQILYEKPIYPKNLYLKREPMKHAEYKSKVIKRQIRLMHDRGIWKKPSR from the coding sequence ATGATCAAGCCCTATACAGCCGTCGGTCTCATCCCTGCCATTCGTGGTATCCGCACCCGCAAAGACATCAAGGTCAACCTCGAGCACCTCAAGCACCTGGTGAAGGCCGCCAGTTGGCTCTCCGCTCTCGATATCCCCGTGCGCCTCATCGTCGTGCCCGAGGGCGGCTTACAGGCCTTCAATGACGAGGTCCTCGACCTCGACCATGTCCAGTTCGCCCGCAAGTGCGCCATTGACATTCCCGGCGAGGAGACCGAGGAACTGGGCAAAATCGCCCGCGAATACAACTCCTTCATCATGGCCCAGGCCAAGGCCCGCCATCCCGATCTGAAAGACCGTTTCTTCAACGTCGGCTTCGTCATCAATCCGCGCGGCAAGGTCATCCTCAAGCACTACAAGGTTTCCCCGCTGTTCCCCGTCGAGCATTCGGTTTGCCCGCACGATGTCTACGACTGGTGGGTGGAAAAATACGGTCGCAACCTGGACGCCTTCTGGCCGGTCGTGGATACCGAGATCGGCCGCCTCGGCATCATGATGGCCAACGAAGGCTCCTATCCCGAGAACGCCCGCGCGCTGGCCCTCAACGGCGCCGAAGTCGTCTACCGTGCCTCCTACCCGCATCCCGGGACCGGCAACGATTTCTTCGAGATCCAAAGCCGCGCTCGCGCCCTGGACAACAACTTCTATGTCGTAGCGCCCAACCTCGGCACCTACTACCTCTTCCCCGAAAGCGCCACCCCCATCGACACCTTCGGCGGGCGCTCGTTCGTCATCAATTACAAGGGACAGATCGTGGGCCGTCAGGAATACAGCGGCTGCGCCACCTACGTGGCCGGCGTCATCGACATCGAGGCCCTGCGCGACCATCGCGCCCGCGCGCAGTGGGACAACTGGCTCAAGGACCTCCGCACCGAGCTTTACCAGATCCTGTACGAAAAGCCCATTTACCCCAAGAACCTGTATCTCAAGCGCGAGCCCATGAAGCACGCCGAGTACAAGTCCAAGGTCATCAAGCGCCAGATCCGCCTCATGCACGACCGCGGCATCTGGAAAAAGCCCAGCCGCTGA
- a CDS encoding isochorismatase family cysteine hydrolase yields MSSNLKPSDFFTADPRRSALIVIDMQNAFVAEGAPFETPGARAMLPRLERLIRFAREHRMPIVWTQSDHRPPYGGLMLRKFPIIQQQRVLWSGEPSFDMYPEMLQPEEGALEYRIVKHKFDAFFETDLDAILRFHHVETVIVTGTATNACCESTARTAFMRDYQVAFPSDANATFDAAMHEATLRNIELLFGRVMTTDELLAEMEGALAPVAGSAQSHLRRS; encoded by the coding sequence ATGTCTTCCAATCTCAAGCCCAGTGACTTCTTCACCGCCGATCCCCGGCGGTCGGCTCTCATCGTCATTGACATGCAGAATGCCTTCGTCGCCGAGGGCGCTCCCTTTGAGACGCCGGGGGCGCGCGCCATGCTGCCGCGCCTGGAACGGCTCATCCGCTTTGCCCGCGAACACCGCATGCCCATCGTCTGGACCCAGTCCGACCACCGGCCTCCCTACGGCGGCCTGATGCTGCGCAAGTTTCCCATCATCCAGCAGCAGCGCGTGCTGTGGAGTGGCGAACCCAGCTTCGACATGTATCCCGAGATGTTGCAGCCCGAAGAAGGCGCGCTCGAATACCGCATTGTGAAGCACAAGTTCGACGCCTTCTTCGAGACCGACCTCGACGCCATCCTCCGCTTTCACCACGTGGAGACCGTCATCGTCACCGGCACCGCCACCAACGCTTGCTGCGAATCCACCGCGCGCACCGCCTTCATGCGCGACTACCAGGTGGCCTTCCCCAGCGACGCCAACGCGACCTTTGACGCAGCCATGCATGAGGCCACGCTGCGCAACATCGAGTTGCTGTTCGGCCGCGTGATGACCACCGACGAACTCCTGGCGGAAATGGAGGGAGCGCTCGCTCCGGTTGCAGGTTCTGCCCAGAGTCATTTGCGCCGGTCCTGA